From the genome of Torulaspora globosa chromosome 2, complete sequence, one region includes:
- the BIK1 gene encoding Bik1p (ancestral locus Anc_1.46), translated as MNRYQDKIGCFVHIPNVGRGQLKYIGPVDTKPGIYVGVDLLANIGKNDGSFRSKRYFNTEYPQSGLFIQLQKIASLLDSAQPGQPTASRRSTMAPDLTFDSATRVWNRVSSSESTESTVVRRQISSDPLSPTPVRGMSGNSVLENGSQSGLPKQRTATRNGNIPDLEENVDHERDLDMVPPSSVPGRRTGSGDPSSHLLKEYQHKIERQDREILQFKRLLDDQRMVLEDIQPTIDHYESSLREMEKEMDTLRRRLKIEQEQQQKQKQFFETEHEQLLAVVEELHEEIKANEERVIMAQTSQNNGSESVPQLRKTISELMERVNFLEAAQTKWLKEKEQLKLQNESLSKEYSSLSGEYLRAQGNSHANVDADTQMLQQKLYNANVKIAQLEDLLQQQRHMRSPTYRDDTNIHNYRSDTVDSLALSRSKTKIEAAAGKEAWCALCERDGHQSIECPNELPLASERQEDLRSPSNDQLLF; from the coding sequence ATGAATAGATACCAGGACAAAATAGGCTGTTTCGTTCACATCCCGAACGTTGGCCGAGGACAGCTGAAATACATAGGACCGGTCGATACGAAACCTGGGATATATGTCGGTGTTGATTTGTTGGCTAACATTGGCAAGAATGATGGTAGTTTCAGGAGCAAGCGATATTTCAATACTGAGTATCCGCAAAGCGGGCTATTCATTCAGCTGCAAAAGATAGCTTCGCTACTAGATTCTGCACAGCCGGGACAACCAACGGCGTCCCGACGAAGTACTATGGCACCAGATTTGACGTTCGATTCTGCTACGCGCGTGTGGAATCGAGTGAGCAGCTCAGAGAGCACGGAAAGCACGGTTGTCAGACGGCAGATCTCGTCTGACCCGCTGTCCCCGACTCCAGTCAGGGGAATGTCTGGCAACAGCGTTCTAGAGAACGGCAGTCAGTCCGGGTTGCCGAAGCAACGAACTGCGACGAGGAATGGGAACATCCCAGACTTGGAAGAGAACGTTGATCATGAGCGGGATCTTGACATGGTTCCTCCTTCGTCAGTGCCCGGTCGTCGAACAGGCTCAGGAGATCCATCGTCCCACCTTCTAAAAGAATATCAACACAAGATCGAGAGACAGGATAGAGAAATTCTACAGTTCAAGAGATTGCTGGACGATCAAAGAATGGTACTGGAGGATATTCAACCCACCATTGATCACTACGAATCTAGTCTGCGAgaaatggagaaagaaatggacACACTGCGGCGTCGACTGAAGATAGAACAGGAACAACAACAGAAACAAAAACAGTTTTTCGAAACCGAACATGAACAACTGTTGGCGGTGGTAGAGGAGCTgcatgaagaaatcaaagctAACGAAGAGAGAGTAATAATGGCTCAAACGAGCCAAAATAATGGTTCCGAATCAGTGCCGCAGCTTAGAAAGACAATCAGCGAGCTGATGGAGAGAGTTAACTTTTTGGAGGCGGCTCAGACGAAATGGCTTAAGGAAAAAGAACAGTTGAAACTGCAGAACGAATCTCTGAGCAAAGAGTACAGCTCCTTGAGCGGCGAGTATCTTAGGGCTCAAGGTAATAGCCATGCTAACGTGGATGCGGATACGCAGATGCTTCAACAAAAGCTTTACAACGCCAATGTGAAGATTGCGCAACTGGAGGACCTTttgcaacagcagagacaTATGAGATCGCCGACTTATCGAGATGACACAAATATTCACAATTACCGCTCGGACACTGTCGATTCCTTAGCGCTTTCAAGATCCAAGACAAAGATAGAAGCCGCAGCCGGCAAAGAAGCATGGTGCGCGTTATGTGAGAGAGATGGCCACCAGAGCATCGAGTGTCCCAACGAACTTCCACTGGCCTCCGAAAGGCAAGAGGACCTGCGCTCGCCGTCGAACgatcagcttcttttctAG
- the SDH7 gene encoding Sdh7p (ancestral locus Anc_1.44), giving the protein MRANCTQLQRASSVLQAARRGRRATESQPLLPPLHLYRRILREHKNLPVLQRELGDNYVKNEFKLHKGIDNPLHIVGFLASWQDYLHLISKGDWLEGTLTSEVLEKLSPEQVVQLYELMKETQQVRDGKVADDDNN; this is encoded by the coding sequence ATGAGAGCCAATTGTACACAGTTACAGAGAGCAAGTTCGGTGCTGCAGGCTGCACGCCGGGGAAGAAGAGCGACTGAAAGCCAACCATTACTCCCACCGCTGCATCTATACAGAAGAATCTTACGAGAGCACAAGAACCTGCCCGTACTGCAGAGAGAGCTTGGGGATAACTACGTGAAGAATGAATTCAAGCTACATAAAGGTATCGACAACCCGCTTCATATCGTTGGATTTCTTGCCAGCTGGCAAGATTATTTGCACCTTATCAGCAAAGGTGACTGGCTGGAGGGCACACTGACCTCCGAAGtgctcgagaagctgtCACCGGAGCAAGTGGTTCAACTCTACGAGCTGATGAAGGAGACCCAGCAGGTCCGCGACGGCAAAGTTGCGGACGACGACAACAACTGA
- the LSB5 gene encoding Lsb5p (ancestral locus Anc_1.39), with the protein MGLLSDHPHTAITDTIDRVVSTKEYALEVDLGTVVGLIRNGASDYEYITNQREAARVLRKKLKYGNRLQQSRSLDLLDLFVSQGIRFGALYNDDKLVDRLSGIALNRVPDSRGSRYNSKIVKKCANYVLSWCNYIEESGQQSNRSYASFVELGRSVKRRYSNAQQRRGRSNFMDDQADESIHASQQSDPDQLYGIPRIDIKKSAPAMRVVISDALAAAVALKNALMVLPQGKSSTDDEEATARFIQARALRRKILRYLQLVTEGEFLGSLIHANDELVSALAEYDEKSAESAESSSEELYSDEDGDGRSSEDDYDSRSLASTQPSTASNPFGDHNKI; encoded by the coding sequence ATGGGGTTGTTGTCGGATCATCCGCACACTGCCATCACAGATACGATAGATCGGGTTGTTTCGACGAAGGAGTACGCTTTGGAGGTGGATCTGGGGACAGTGGTGGGGCTAATCAGGAACGGAGCGAGTGATTATGAGTATATTACCAACCAGCGGGAGGCAGCCAGGGttttgaggaagaagctgaagtaCGGAAATCGGCTGCAGCAGTCGCGGTCGCTGGACTTGTTGGACTTGTTTGTTTCACAAGGGATCAGGTTTGGAGCACTGTACAACGACGACAAGCTGGTCGACAGACTGAGCGGGATTGCGTTGAACAGGGTGCCAGACTCCCGGGGCAGCCGATACAATAGCAAGATTGTGAAGAAGTGTGCAAACTATGTGTTGAGTTGGTGCAATTATATCGAGGAATCGGGACAGCAGTCGAATCGCAGTTATGCTAGTTTTGTGGAGCTCGGAAGGAGCGTCAAGAGACGCTACTCGAACGCTCAGCAGAGGCGCGGAAGGTCGAACTTTATGGATGACCAGGCGGATGAATCTATCCACGCCTCGCAGCAGAGCGATCCGGATCAGCTCTATGGAATCCCGCGGATCGACATCAAGAAGTCCGCGCCAGCGATGCGTGTGGTGATCAGCGATGCATTGGCCGCGGCCGTTGCGTTAAAGAACGCGCTGATGGTGTTGCCCCAGGGCAAGAGCTCCACggacgacgaggaagcCACCGCCAGGTTCATCCAAGCGAGAGCCCTTAGACGGAAGATCCTCAGATACTTGCAACTGGTCACCGAGGGAGAATTTTTGGGCAGTCTCATCCACGCCAACGACGAGCTTGTCAGCGCATTGGCAGAGTACGATGAGAAGAGCGCTGAATCCGCGGAGTCGAGCAGCGAGGAGCTTTattctgatgaagatggggaCGGCAGAAGCAGCGAAGATGACTACGATAGCCGCTCGCTTGCTTCTACACAGCCATCTACCGCTTCCAACCCTTTTGGAGACCATAACAAGATATGA
- the HIS4 gene encoding trifunctional histidinol dehydrogenase/phosphoribosyl-AMP cyclohydrolase/phosphoribosyl-ATP diphosphatase (ancestral locus Anc_1.45), with protein sequence MVFPVLPLYGKDFSSAIAAKPFLTLADQALIDSSVLNAEQIKKFVDEFGSEIKFISVLLKDSSAFDDEKIVDLLNNGVSTLFVDQQSYVDHLCQNVGIPEERLSVLKDSAYKNRFSIKTDFRLNDIVPVDQITVDSFSEAVISSIKTDREDKLYTTLVVDANERCLGLVYSSAASVKVAIEKKAGVYYSRSRNEIWEKGLTSGNTQKLISIQLDCDGDALKFVVEPCGKTSDFCHLDTVSCFGEFNHGLVELEKLLKERLDNAPEGSYTRRLFSDPELLTAKIKEEAEELTEAESKSELAWEAADLFYFAMTKLVANGVSLADVEQNLQKKHLKVTRRKGDAKPKFITQKKEAEVAKAPEDQSNVKISLNVLSSENTVGVEKALARPIQKTSEIMNLVNPIVENVKNKGDKALIEYTAKFDGVNLRSPVLNAPFPEEYFEGLTDEMKESLDLSIENVRKFHAAQLQTEVLEVETQPGVLCSRFPRPIEKVGLYIPGGTAILPSTALMLGVPAQVANCKEIIFASPPRKSDGKVSPEVVYVADKVGASKIVLAGGAQAVAAMAYGTESVPKVDKILGPGNQFVTAAKMYVQNDTQALCSIDMPAGPSEVLVICDEQADVDFVASDLLSQAEHGVDSQVILLGVNISEEKIKQVQDAVHEQALKLPRVEIVRKCIAHSAIINCKDHKEAFHISNKYAPEHLILQIANAQDYVKLVDNAGSIFVGAYTPESCGDYSSGTNHTLPTYGYARQYSGVNTTTFQKFITSQIVTPEGLENIGKAVMCVAKVEGLDGHRNAVKIRMNKLGLLPEGFH encoded by the coding sequence ATGGTATTCCCGGTTTTGCCTCTCTATGGCAAAGATTTCTCCAGCGCCATAGCAGCTAAACCTTTTCTGACTTTAGCCGACCAAGCCCTTATTGATAGCTCAGTTTTGAATGCCGAAcaaatcaagaagtttgtCGATGAATTCGGCTCGGAAATTAAGTTTATCTCTGTTTTGTTGAAGGATTCTTCCGCatttgatgatgaaaagataGTTGATTTGCTGAATAACGGTGTTTCTACGTTGTTCGTCGACCAACAGAGTTACGTTGATCATCTTTGCCAAAACGTTGGTATTCCAGAAGAGAGACTTAGTGTTCTAAAAGATTCTGCGTACAAGAACAGGTTTTCTATCAAGACAGATTTCCGTCTGAACGACATTGTTCCTGTTGACCAGATTACAGTTGATTCTTTCAGTGAAGCCGTGATCTCTAGCATCAAGACAGACCGTGAAGATAAATTGTATACCACGTTGGTGGTGGACGCTAACGAAAGATGCCTAGGCTTAGTGTActcttctgcagcttcgGTGAAGGTAGCCATTGAAAAGAAGGCCGGCGTGTACTACTCACGTTCCCGCAATGAGATCTGGGAAAAGGGCCTTACCTCGGGAAACACTCAAAAGCTTATCTCCATTCAGTTGGACTGTGACGGagatgctttgaaatttgTTGTTGAGCCCTGTGGTAAGACCTCAGATTTCTGTCACTTGGATACTGTATCCTGTTTCGGAGAATTCAACCATGGCCTCGTTGAGTTGGAAAAGCTACTGAAGGAGAGGCTGGATAACGCGCCAGAGGGATCATATACCCGTAGATTGTTTTCTGATCCAGAGCTTTTAACTGCTAAGATCAAggaggaagcagaggaaCTGACCGAGGCCGAAAGTAAATCCGAATTGGCATGGGAGGCAGCGGATCTTTTCTACTTCGCCATGACTAAACTTGTAGCTAACGGGGTCAGTTTAGCAGATGTTGAACAAAATTTGCAGAAAAAACACTTGAAGGTCACTAGGCGGAAAGGTGACGCTAAACCAAAATTCATCACTCAGaaaaaagaagcagaggtTGCAAAGGCCCCTGAAGATCAATCTAATGTAAAAATTTCCCTAAACGTTCTCTCCTCAGAAAATACCGTTGGCgttgagaaagctttgGCGAGACCAATCCAAAAAACCTCAGAGATTATGAATCTGGTCAACCCAATAGTCGAAAATGTCAAAAACAAGGGGGACAAGGCACTTATCGAATACACAGCGAAATTTGATGGAGTTAATCTGAGGAGTCCCGTTTTGAACGCTCCTTTCCCTGAGGAGTACTTCGAGGGCCTTACCGACGAAATGAAAGAATCTCTGGACCTGTCCATTGAAAATGTCCGCAAGTTTCACGCTGCTCAGTTGCAAACTGAAGTTCTAGAGGTGGAGACCCAACCGGGTGTTCTATGCTCGAGATTCCCTCGTCCGATCGAGAAAGTCGGGCTTTATATCCCGGGTGGTACTGCTATCTTGCCAAGTACCGCGCTAATGTTGGGTGTCCCAGCACAGGTTGCCAACTGTAAGGAGATTATCTTCGCTTCCCCACCACGTAAATCTGACGGTAAAGTTTCTCCTGAAGTCGTCTATGTTGCCGATAAAGTAGGTGCTTCCAAGATCGTTTTGGCTGGTGGTGCACAGGCAGTTGCTGCCATGGCATACGGTACTGAATCAGTTCCCAAGGTCGACAAGATCCTGGGTCCAGGTAATCAATTTGTTACCGCTGCTAAGATGTATGTTCAAAATGACACACAGGCTTTGTGTTCTATTGACATGCCAGCAGGCCCGAGCGAGGTCCTTGTCATCTGTGATGAACAAGCCGATGTCGATTTTGTCGCAAGTGACCTTCTATCTCAAGCTGAACACGGCGTTGACTCACAAGTTATCCTGCTTGGTGTCAACATAAGcgaggaaaagatcaagcaaGTGCAGGATGCTGTTCACGAGCAGGCCTTGAAACTTCCTAGAGTGGAGATCGTGCGCAAGTGCATTGCCCACAGTGCCATCATCAATTGCAAGGACCACAAGGAGGCATTCCACATCTCCAACAAATACGCTCCTGAGCATTTGATCCTTCAAATTGCGAATGCCCAAGATTATGTTAAGCTAGTCGACAACGCGGGCAGCATATTTGTTGGTGCCTACACTCCTGAATCCTGCGGCGACTACTCTAGTGGTACCAACCACACTCTGCCCACTTACGGTTACGCCAGACAGTACAGCGGCGTGAATACCACCACCTTCCAGAAGTTCATCACCTCCCAGATCGTTACCCCAGAGGGTCTGGAAAACATCGGCAAGGCCGTGATGTGTGTCGCCAAGGTTGAAGGTCTAGATGGTCACAGGAATGCCGTCAAGATAAGAATGAACAAACTAGGCTTATTGCCTGAGGGATTCCACTAG
- the GFD2 gene encoding Gfd2p (ancestral locus Anc_1.37) — translation MKRATLVRMFTEGGMKIPNSEAGFSTVPVRTQSGAISSRVRGLPYRMKTGIGMYKSACSSVPNKGGKKKTWVDEFDHFGQLRKLRWPGLADSHSCFRDVVEKYLADVEVLYRELNAVSARSLNEKLDAVKERWVAEHGSLPEVSTGKERKREKVRKQERVKARDGKQLGVASEVQLTVEANKQLLEQEDEKKMRKQYDQALRQVKENHCPTVYANPGTSNFDYLTNSIRLMSTKKTICFSLDVEAYEFDNDVVTEIGIAVYDPRENINPLVPLTRNYHLIISEALHLRNRKWVCDFKDCFLLGESFVLSLHECVEFVQALVDYYMTPQTAEDRSWSRAFVGHNLQGDLRWLRKMGVKVPADGDLDYTLQKADLKADVEKEEPIFVLDTEKLYRLCYGSKGSNLGRLLRLFRIPHAFLHNAGNDAHYTLKLLMHMCDVNFRKQYGMDNLEDMSRKINQWIDREKEEPKVLPMSYAVSVVDATRKRHAVSKNDNTARRKQAKDLVPQTEFGGSRYFDSAREAFSSTLCK, via the coding sequence ATGAAGCGAGCTACATTGGTGAGAATGTTTACAGAAGGGGGCATGAAGATACCAAATAGCGAGGCAGGTTTTAGTACAGTGCCGGTGCGAACGCAATCTGGCGCGATCAGCAGTAGAGTGAGGGGCCTTCCGTATCGTATGAAGACTGGAATTGGCATGTACAAGAGTGCGTGTTCTTCAGTGCCGAATAAGGGcggaaagaagaagacgtgGGTGGATGAGTTTGATCATTTTGGACAGCTGCGCAAACTGCGGTGGCCTGGCTTGGCGGATTCGCACTCTTGCTTTAGAGATGTGGTCGAGAAATACCTGGCAGATGTGGAGGTGCTATATCGGGAACTGAACGCTGTCAGCGCTCGGAGTCTGAACGAAAAACTCGATGCCGTCAAGGAACGATGGGTTGCAGAGCATGGCTCTTTGCCAGAAGTGTCTACAGGTAAGGAGAGAAAACGGGAAAAAGTGCGGAAGCAAGAGAGAGTCAAGGCAAGAGACGGCAAGCAATTGGGGGTCGCCTCGGAGGTCCAACTGACCGTGGAAGCAAACAAACAGCTATTAGAGCAGGAGGACGAAAAGAAAATGCGTAAACAGTACGACCAGGCCCTGAGGCAGGTGAAGGAAAACCACTGTCCTACAGTTTATGCAAACCCCGGTACGTCGAATTTTGATTATCTCACAAACAGCATCCGCCTAATGAGTACCAAAAAGACAATTTGTTTCTCGCTGGACGTTGAGGCGTATGAGTTCGATAATGATGTTGTCACAGAAATTGGTATTGCCGTTTATGATCCCAGAGAAAACATCAATCCCCTGGTGCCGCTCACGAGAAACTATCATCTGATCATATCGGAAGCGCTGCATCTGAGAAACAGGAAGTGGGTGTGCGACTTCAAGGACTGCTTTCTACTGGGCGAGAGCTTCGTGCTGAGTCTACATGAGTGTGTGGAGTTCGTGCAAGCGCTGGTCGACTACTACATGACGCCTCAAACTGCGGAAGACAGATCCTGGTCGCGAGCGTTTGTCGGTCACAACTTGCAGGGAGACTTGCGCTGGTTGAGGAAAATGGGCGTCAAGGTCCCAGCTGACGGAGACCTCGACTACACCCTACAAAAGGCTGATCTGAAGGCAGACgtcgagaaggaagagcCTATCTTCGTACTGGACACAGAGAAGCTTTACAGACTGTGCTATGGAAGCAAAGGCAGCAACTTGGGGCGCCTGCTTAGGTTGTTCCGCATCCCGCATGCCTTTTTGCACAACGCGGGAAATGATGCTCACTACACGCTTAAACTACTGATGCATATGTGCGATGTGAATTTTAGGAAACAGTATGGGATGGACAATCTCGAGGACATGTCCAGGAAGATCAATCAATGGATCGATCGCGAAAAAGAAGAGCCCAAGGTTTTGCCGATGTCGTATGCCGTTTCGGTGGTAGATGCCACCAGAAAACGTCATGCGGTGTCCAAGAACGACAATACTGCACGAAGGAAGCAAGCCAAGGATCTCGTCCCGCAGACTGAGTTCGGGGGGTCGCGATATTTCGACTCTGCCCGCGAGGCATTCAGCAGTACACTTTGTAAGTGA
- the GRX1 gene encoding dithiol glutaredoxin GRX1 (ancestral locus Anc_1.38) — MQFDLASVVPLLIILLVTNLLTRRLFSKVSANKMVSQQTISRVKDLIGQKKVFVASKTYCPYCQATLKTLFDELHVSKAQSLVLQLNTMEDGAEIQEALFQINGQKTVPNIYIDGKHIGGNSDLQELKNSGKLEELLRDALE, encoded by the coding sequence ATGCAATTTGATCTTGCATCGGTCGTACCTTTATTAATCATTCTGTTGGTCACTAATCTACTCACTAGAAGGCTGTTCAGCAAAGTCTCAGCAAATAAAATGGTTTCCCAACAAACTATCTCTCGCGTCAAGGACCTCATTGGTCAAAAGAAAGTGTTTGTTGCGTCGAAGACCTACTGCCCCTACTGTCAAGCTACCTTGAAGACTTTGTTTGATGAGCTACACGTCTCTAAGGCGCAGTCCTTGGTGCTGCAATTGAACACCATGGAGGATGGGGCGGAGATCCAGGAAGCTTTGTTCCAGATCAACGGTCAGAAGACTGTTCCTAACATCTACATCGACGGTAAGCACATTGGTGGGAACAGTGACTTGCaggagttgaagaactcAGGCAAGTTGGAAGAACTACTAAGAGATGCTCTCGAGTAG
- the EMI1 gene encoding Emi1p (ancestral locus Anc_1.41), producing MSTKYPSTMKCMEAFDQLTVCYSVGGQFRSYYRYGEFDACQKPLAKLKFCLMHGRDPVKVQEWHKQQIEYNKSHRGTSDDIWKER from the coding sequence ATGTCCACGAAGTATCCCAGCACGATGAAGTGTATGGAGGCGTTTGATCAGTTGACAGTCTGCTACTCCGTAGGCGGACAGTTCCGCAGCTACTACAGATACGGTGAGTTCGATGCGTGCCAGAAACCGCTGGCCAAGCTGAAGTTCTGTCTAATGCACGGCAGAGATCCTGTGAAGGTTCAAGAGTGGCATAAACAGCAGATAGAGTACAACAAGAGCCACAGAGGAACGTCGGACGACATATGGAAAGAACGCTGA
- the STE50 gene encoding Ste50p (ancestral locus Anc_1.42), which yields MSSNQEHPVESLEAADAPLITDDFTKWTVDEVTSWCVSSLEIATDDPVIERMRENGVSGELLPELTFDDCKELCGEDLNKAVRLKVLLNRLQNDADRESKLEEQQQHMVVTLRNLYSTVSQKLQEYQTQYAKLRLDVLELVKTSNVSPKIPAHETPSHAVQPSEDYFGGPHQPADYISTNFATPVPLSSMPRKSSSLSTRPPPNRSASSHLNDTPAGAISNEPLKQLRASKEDSCEKILKNAMKRHNLADHDWRQYVLVICYGDQERILELEEKPVVIFKNLKQQGLHPAIMLRRRGDFEELNMGGESATPGGRL from the coding sequence ATGTCTAGTAATCAAGAGCATCCAGTGGAAAGTCTGGAAGCCGCAGACGCGCCATTGATCACGGATGATTTCACTAAGTGGACGGTAGACGAAGTGACCTCTTGGTGCGTTTCTTCGCTGGAAATTGCTACAGATGATCCTGTTATCGAGCGAATGAGGGAAAATGGCGTCTCTGGAGAATTGCTTCCTGAGCTGACGTTTGATGATTGCAAGGAATTATGCGGTGAAGATTTGAACAAAGCAGTACGACTGAAAGTGCTCCTGAATAGGCTTCAGAATGATGCTGACAGGGAATCCAAGCTGGAAgaacaacagcagcataTGGTGGTAACGCTCAGAAACTTATACTCTACGGTTTCGCAGAAATTGCAAGAATATCAGACGCAGTACGCTAAGCTGAGATTGGACGTGTTGGAACTAGTGAAAACCTCGAACGTAAGTCCTAAGATTCCGGCACATGAAACGCCATCCCACGCAGTGCAGCCATCGGAGGATTATTTCGGCGGTCCACATCAGCCGGCGGACTACATCAGCACAAACTTCGCAACTCCGGTCCCACTTTCATCGATGCCCCGTAAGTCGAGCAGTCTATCAACCAGGCCGCCTCCAAACAGGTCTGCATCGTCGCATTTGAATGACACACCTGCTGGCGCAATTTCCAACGAACCACTGAAGCAATTGCGGGCGTCAAAGGAAGATTCCTGTGAGAAAATACTGAAGAACGCAATGAAAAGACATAATTTGGCCGATCACGACTGGAGACAATACGTGCTGGTCATATGCTATGGTGACCAAGAGCGAATCTTAGAGTTGGAGGAAAAACCAGTAGTTattttcaagaacctgAAGCAACAAGGGCTGCATCCAGCCATCAtgttgagaagaagaggcgacttcgaagaattgaaTATGGGTGGCGAGAGCGCCACACCGGGAGGTAGATTGTGA
- the RRP7 gene encoding Rrp7p (ancestral locus Anc_1.43): MVVQPSGVESMKNGFLVVPFMLPESKLLKDDMAGYHYMFVRKHQTKLNKEQNSLFIVNLPLLTNLESMRSAFKKICSQANTVSHIEDLLYNDEFGLQEVDLSALTSDLMKTEDSSEVRYTPRNTALLKFVDEASVENCWNALRKYCSSKRAQIIEWQYQSPSIETFLNFYKPIDIEHLKEDIYTHMKLFEQREQEAQEAVQSSIVDEDGFTLVVGKNTKSLNSIKKKILKKNPLSKHETKIRTPTAVDKKAKKDFYRFQIRERKKQEINELLRKFKDDQEKIKIMKAKKKFNPYT, from the coding sequence ATGGTGGTGCAACCTAGCGGTGTTGAGTCCATGAAAAATGGGTTCCTTGTGGTGCCTTTTATGCTGCCGGAAAGTAAACTTTTAAAGGATGATATGGCCGGTTACCATTACATGTTTGTTAGAAAGCACCAAACGAAGCTAAATAAGGAGCAGAATAGCTTATTCATAGTAAATCTCCCGCTGCTGACTAATTTGGAGAGTATGAGGTCCGCTTTTAAAAAAATATGCTCACAGGCGAATACGGTTTCTCACATAGAAGATCTGCTTTATAACGATGAGTTTGGATTACAAGAGGTCGATTTATCTGCATTAACTTCTGATCTGATGAAGACGGAAGATTCGAGCGAGGTAAGGTATACGCCGAGAAATACGGCGCTTCTGAAGTTTGTCGATGAGGCAAGTGTCGAGAACTGCTGGAACGCACTGAGGAAATATTGCTCAAGTAAACGGGCCCAGATTATAGAATGGCAATACCAATCACCTTCGATTGAAACGTTTCTGAATTTCTACAAACCTATAGACATCGAGCATCTGAAGGAGGACATATACACGCACatgaagctttttgaaCAGCGCGAGCAGGAAGCTCAAGAGGCTGTACAGAGTTCGATTGTGGATGAGGACGGCTTCACGCTGGTGGTCGGTAAGAACACAAAATCGTTGAAttcgatcaagaagaagatcttgaagaaaaatccGTTGTCCAAGCATGAAACTAAAATAAGGACACCGACGGCAGTCGATaagaaagccaagaaagatTTTTACAGGTTTCAGATtagagagagaaagaagcaggagATTAATGAGCTGTTGAGAAAGTTCAAAGATGACCAAGAAAAGATAAAGATCatgaaggccaagaaaaaatTCAATCCATATACCTAA
- the MXR2 gene encoding peptide-methionine (R)-S-oxide reductase (ancestral locus Anc_1.40) produces the protein MFRSVRSLSHGGSRALSCLRTRQFHVTKAIMTTKWNPDLTPEQLSVLRDKGTERPYTGTYLNNKEEGTYHCANCDAPLYSSGAKFDSGCGWPAFYQEVSKDALTYHRDSSLGMERVEICCGRCGGHLGHVFEGEGWQKMFNHPTDARHCVNSASLKFAKN, from the coding sequence ATGTTCAGAAGCGTTCGCTCGCTGTCTCATGGAGGTTCCAGAGCCCTGAGCTGCCTGAGGACTAGACAATTTCACGTTACCAAAGCCATCATGACGACCAAGTGGAATCCCGACCTGACTCCCGAACAGTTGTCGGTGCTTAGGGATAAGGGCACTGAGAGACCCTATACAGGGACCTATCTAAACAACAAGGAGGAGGGAACGTACCACTGTGCTAACTGTGATGCTCCGCTATATTCAAGCGGCGCCAAGTTCGACTCTGGCTGCGGCTGGCCAGCTTTCTACCAGGAGGTGTCGAAGGATGCGTTGACATACCACCGAGACTCGTCGCTGGGCATGGAGAGAGTCGAGATATGCTGCGGCAGGTGCGGCGGCCATCTGGGCCACGTATTTGAAGGCGAGGGATGGCAGAAAATGTTCAACCATCCTACTGATGCCAGACACTGTGTGAACAGTGCATCGTTGAaatttgcaaaaaattAG